The following coding sequences lie in one Paracidovorax avenae genomic window:
- the rplS gene encoding 50S ribosomal protein L19 has product MNLIQTLEQEEIARLNKTIPEFAPGDTVIVSVNVVEGNRKRVQAYEGVVIAKRNRGLNSGFTVRKISSGEGVERTFQTYSPLIASIEVKRRGDVRRAKLYYLRDRSGKSARIKEKLPSRVNKAAAPAA; this is encoded by the coding sequence ATGAATCTGATCCAGACCCTCGAGCAGGAAGAAATCGCCCGCTTGAACAAGACCATCCCCGAATTCGCGCCCGGCGACACCGTCATCGTGAGCGTGAACGTGGTGGAAGGCAACCGCAAGCGCGTGCAGGCCTACGAAGGCGTGGTGATCGCCAAGCGCAACCGTGGCCTCAACAGCGGCTTCACCGTGCGCAAGATCTCCAGCGGCGAAGGCGTGGAGCGTACGTTCCAGACCTACAGCCCGCTGATCGCCAGCATCGAAGTGAAGCGCCGTGGCGACGTCCGCCGCGCCAAGCTGTACTACCTGCGCGACCGTTCCGGCAAGTCCGCGCGCATCAAGGAAAAGCTGCCTTCGCGCGTCAACAAGGCCGCCGCTCCCGCCGCCTGA
- the trmD gene encoding tRNA (guanosine(37)-N1)-methyltransferase TrmD produces MRFDVITLFPELFAPFLASGVTRRAYATGLVDVRFWNPRDYAEGNYRRVDDRPFGGGPGMVMMAEPLERCLQAIRTDRGEAPDAAAPLVMFSPIGRRLDHDGVAGWAAGNGAVLLCGRYEGVDQRFVDARVDVQLSLGDFVLSGGEIPAMALLDAVARLQPGVLNDAGSHQEDSFNAALDGLLDCPHYTRPESWQGQAVPAALLSGHHAQIERWRRDQRLAVTARHRPDLVEAARAAGRLDRADEAVLAKLNGLL; encoded by the coding sequence GTGCGTTTCGACGTCATCACGCTGTTCCCTGAGCTGTTCGCGCCGTTTCTCGCCAGCGGCGTGACGCGGCGGGCCTATGCCACCGGGCTCGTGGACGTGCGTTTCTGGAACCCGCGCGACTACGCGGAGGGCAACTACCGCCGCGTGGACGACCGCCCCTTCGGCGGAGGGCCGGGCATGGTCATGATGGCCGAGCCGCTCGAGCGCTGCCTGCAGGCCATCCGCACGGACCGCGGCGAGGCGCCCGATGCCGCGGCGCCGCTGGTGATGTTCTCGCCGATCGGGCGCAGGCTGGACCATGACGGCGTGGCAGGCTGGGCCGCCGGCAACGGCGCAGTGCTGCTGTGCGGCCGCTACGAGGGCGTGGACCAGCGGTTTGTCGATGCCCGCGTGGACGTGCAGTTGAGCCTGGGTGATTTCGTCCTTTCCGGCGGCGAGATCCCCGCCATGGCGCTGCTCGACGCGGTGGCCCGGCTGCAGCCCGGCGTGCTGAACGACGCCGGCAGCCACCAGGAAGACAGCTTCAATGCGGCGCTGGACGGCCTGCTGGATTGCCCGCACTACACCCGGCCGGAGTCGTGGCAGGGGCAGGCGGTGCCCGCTGCGCTGCTGTCCGGCCACCATGCGCAGATCGAGCGCTGGCGGCGCGACCAGCGGCTTGCCGTGACGGCCCGGCACCGGCCGGACCTTGTCGAAGCCGCACGCGCGGCGGGCCGACTCGACCGCGCGGATGAAGCCGTCTTGGCGAAACTGAACGGCTTGCTATAA
- the rimM gene encoding ribosome maturation factor RimM (Essential for efficient processing of 16S rRNA) — protein MPALPILDPADLPADAVEVGRIADAWGVKGWFKVLPYSADPEALFSSKRWYLQPSEKGAKSFFTGTVLLPIRQAREHSDSIVAQAQGVDDRDAAEALRGARIFVPRSSFPTAAEDEYYWVDLIGLEVVNREGVALGTVRELLATGPQTTLVLSFPQEGGKEGERMIPFVSAFVDKVDIAGRRIVVDWQPDY, from the coding sequence ATGCCCGCCCTTCCCATCCTCGATCCCGCCGACCTGCCCGCCGATGCGGTGGAAGTAGGGCGCATCGCGGACGCCTGGGGCGTCAAGGGCTGGTTCAAGGTGCTGCCCTACAGCGCCGACCCCGAAGCGCTTTTCTCCTCCAAGCGGTGGTACCTGCAGCCCAGCGAGAAGGGCGCGAAGAGCTTTTTCACGGGCACCGTGCTGCTGCCCATCCGCCAGGCGCGCGAGCACTCCGACTCCATCGTCGCGCAGGCCCAGGGCGTGGATGACCGCGATGCCGCGGAAGCCCTGCGGGGTGCCCGCATCTTCGTGCCCCGCTCGAGCTTCCCCACGGCGGCCGAGGACGAGTACTACTGGGTCGATCTCATCGGCCTGGAGGTGGTCAACCGCGAGGGCGTCGCGCTCGGCACGGTGCGCGAGCTGCTCGCCACGGGCCCGCAGACGACCCTGGTGCTGTCGTTCCCTCAGGAAGGCGGCAAGGAGGGCGAGCGCATGATTCCCTTCGTCTCCGCCTTCGTCGACAAGGTGGACATCGCCGGGCGCCGCATCGTGGTGGACTGGCAGCCGGATTATTGA
- the rpsP gene encoding 30S ribosomal protein S16 — protein sequence MVVIRLSRGGSKGRPFFNIVVADKRVRRDGRFIERLGFYNPTAKEGEEGLRIAQDRLTYWKGVGAQVSDTVERLIKQAAKKAVAA from the coding sequence ATGGTCGTGATTCGACTCTCCCGCGGCGGCTCCAAGGGCCGTCCGTTCTTCAACATCGTCGTTGCCGACAAGCGCGTGCGCCGCGATGGCCGCTTCATCGAGCGCCTGGGCTTCTACAACCCCACCGCCAAGGAAGGCGAAGAAGGCCTGCGCATCGCCCAGGACCGCCTGACGTACTGGAAGGGCGTGGGCGCCCAGGTGTCCGACACCGTCGAGCGCCTGATCAAGCAGGCCGCCAAGAAGGCCGTCGCCGCCTGA
- a CDS encoding N-acetyltransferase family protein, translating into MPNIRPSRDEDLPAITAIYAHHVLHGTGTFETDPPSAADMAARRADVLGRGLPYLVAEEQGEILGFAYANWFKPRPAYRFSAEDSIYVADAARGRGVGRLLLDELCGAAEAAGVRKLLAVIGDSANAGSVGVHRAAGFTEIGVMRSVGWKFGAWRDVVLMEKPLGAADTTAPE; encoded by the coding sequence ATGCCCAACATCCGCCCGAGCCGCGACGAAGATCTTCCCGCCATCACCGCCATCTATGCCCACCATGTGCTGCACGGCACGGGCACTTTCGAGACCGATCCGCCCAGCGCCGCCGACATGGCGGCACGGCGGGCGGACGTGCTGGGGCGCGGCCTGCCCTACCTCGTGGCCGAGGAACAGGGAGAGATCCTCGGCTTCGCCTACGCCAACTGGTTCAAGCCGCGCCCGGCCTACCGCTTTTCCGCGGAAGACTCGATCTACGTGGCGGACGCGGCCCGCGGGCGCGGCGTGGGCCGGCTGCTGCTGGACGAGCTCTGCGGAGCCGCCGAGGCTGCGGGCGTGCGCAAGCTGCTGGCGGTGATCGGCGACTCCGCCAACGCCGGCTCGGTCGGCGTGCACCGCGCCGCCGGCTTCACCGAGATCGGGGTGATGCGCTCGGTCGGCTGGAAGTTCGGCGCGTGGCGCGATGTGGTGCTCATGGAGAAGCCCCTCGGCGCCGCGGACACCACGGCGCCCGAATGA
- a CDS encoding TM2 domain-containing protein, with amino-acid sequence MSRTTRMARPRSKTAAAWLAFLGGPLGLHRFYLHGMGDLWGWMLPIPTALGIYGIQRVQQWGQDDHLSWVLVPLLGFTIAGCALRAILYGLMPPERWNARFNPAGDPEAPAGRTRWATVFAIALALMVGTAVLMASLAFSFQRYFEYQIEEARKISQ; translated from the coding sequence ATGAGCCGGACAACGCGCATGGCCCGCCCCAGGAGCAAGACCGCCGCTGCGTGGCTCGCCTTCCTGGGCGGCCCGCTGGGCCTGCACCGCTTCTACCTGCACGGGATGGGCGACCTGTGGGGCTGGATGCTGCCCATCCCCACCGCGCTGGGCATCTACGGCATCCAGCGCGTGCAGCAATGGGGGCAGGACGACCACCTGAGCTGGGTGCTGGTTCCGCTGCTCGGCTTCACCATCGCCGGCTGCGCCCTGCGGGCCATCCTCTACGGGCTGATGCCGCCGGAGCGCTGGAATGCCCGGTTCAATCCCGCCGGGGACCCCGAAGCACCCGCGGGGCGCACGCGCTGGGCGACGGTGTTCGCGATCGCGCTGGCGCTGATGGTCGGAACGGCCGTGCTGATGGCGAGCCTGGCGTTCAGCTTCCAGCGCTACTTCGAGTACCAGATCGAGGAAGCGCGCAAGATCTCGCAGTGA
- a CDS encoding inorganic phosphate transporter — METVQTALWVVALLVALAILFDFMNGFHDAANSIATVVSTGVLKPTQAVVFAAFFNFVAIFVFHLSVAATIGKGIVQPGVVDTHVIFGALVGAITWNVITWYYGIPSSSSHALIGGIVGAVIAKGGIGSLISGGIFKTVAFIFVSPLLGFLLGSLMMVAVAWIFRRSRPSKVDKWFRRLQLLSAGAYSLGHGGNDAQKTIGIIWLLLIATGHASASDTAPPTWTIIACYMAIGLGTMFGGWRIVKTMGQKITKLKPVGGFCAETGGAMTLFLATALGIPVSTTHTITGAIVGVGSTQRASAVRWGVAGNIVWAWILTIPASAFVAAIAYWISLQMY; from the coding sequence ATGGAAACCGTACAAACCGCCCTGTGGGTCGTCGCCCTCCTGGTCGCGCTGGCCATCCTGTTCGATTTCATGAACGGGTTCCACGACGCCGCCAATTCGATCGCGACCGTCGTCTCCACCGGCGTGCTCAAGCCCACGCAGGCCGTCGTCTTCGCCGCGTTCTTCAACTTCGTCGCGATCTTCGTCTTCCACCTGAGCGTGGCCGCCACCATCGGCAAGGGGATCGTGCAGCCCGGGGTGGTGGACACCCACGTGATCTTCGGCGCGCTGGTGGGCGCCATCACCTGGAACGTCATCACCTGGTACTACGGCATCCCCAGCAGTTCGTCGCACGCACTGATCGGCGGCATCGTGGGGGCGGTGATCGCCAAGGGCGGCATCGGGTCGCTGATTTCCGGGGGCATCTTCAAGACCGTGGCATTCATCTTCGTGTCGCCGCTGCTGGGCTTCCTGCTGGGCTCCCTCATGATGGTGGCCGTCGCGTGGATCTTCCGCCGCTCCCGGCCCAGCAAGGTGGACAAGTGGTTCCGCCGCCTGCAGCTGCTCTCCGCCGGCGCCTACAGCCTGGGCCACGGCGGCAACGACGCGCAGAAGACCATCGGCATCATCTGGCTGCTGCTGATCGCCACCGGGCATGCCTCGGCCTCGGACACCGCGCCCCCGACCTGGACCATAATCGCGTGCTACATGGCCATCGGCCTGGGCACCATGTTCGGCGGCTGGCGCATCGTGAAGACGATGGGCCAGAAGATCACCAAGCTCAAGCCCGTCGGCGGCTTCTGCGCCGAGACGGGCGGGGCGATGACCCTGTTCCTCGCCACGGCCCTGGGCATTCCTGTGTCCACCACCCACACCATCACCGGCGCCATCGTCGGCGTGGGCTCCACCCAGCGCGCCAGCGCCGTGCGCTGGGGCGTGGCCGGCAACATCGTCTGGGCGTGGATCCTCACGATTCCCGCCAGCGCCTTCGTCGCCGCCATCGCCTACTGGATCAGCCTGCAGATGTACTGA
- a CDS encoding DUF47 domain-containing protein, producing the protein MLFGKLLPREGNFFEMFNQHADRIVEAARAFSQLVANYNDPHLRDKYNQDVDNAERAADRVTHEVNRTLHKTFITPIDREQIHSLINTMDDVADLIQDSAETMALYDVRHMTEEISRLTDLSLKCCERLRDAVKLLEKIADPGVAEAALKTCEEIDRLEGDADRVMRSAMSKLFREEPDVREVLKLKAIYELLETITDKCEDVANHIEGIILENS; encoded by the coding sequence ATGTTGTTTGGAAAGCTGTTGCCCCGCGAGGGCAATTTTTTCGAGATGTTCAACCAGCATGCGGACCGCATCGTCGAGGCGGCGAGGGCCTTCTCCCAACTGGTCGCCAACTACAACGACCCGCACCTGCGCGACAAGTACAACCAGGACGTGGACAACGCCGAGCGGGCGGCCGACCGCGTGACCCACGAGGTCAACCGCACGCTGCACAAGACCTTCATCACGCCGATCGACCGCGAGCAGATCCACTCGCTCATCAACACGATGGACGATGTGGCCGACCTGATCCAGGACTCGGCGGAAACCATGGCGCTCTATGACGTGCGCCACATGACCGAAGAGATCTCCCGCCTGACGGACCTGAGCCTGAAGTGCTGCGAGCGGCTGCGCGATGCCGTGAAGCTGCTGGAGAAGATCGCCGATCCGGGCGTGGCCGAGGCGGCGCTCAAGACCTGCGAGGAAATCGACCGCCTGGAAGGCGACGCCGACCGCGTCATGCGCAGCGCCATGAGCAAGCTCTTCCGCGAAGAGCCCGACGTGCGCGAGGTGCTCAAGCTCAAGGCCATCTACGAGCTGCTGGAAACCATCACCGACAAGTGCGAGGACGTGGCGAACCACATCGAGGGCATCATCCTCGAGAACTCCTGA
- a CDS encoding outer membrane beta-barrel protein yields the protein MHTPNRSLRLLSCALALACGTMAAHAQASRATGNSFIPATQQGYIGLSAGQSKYDLRNGTSLFNFDDSDTGWKLYTGGFFHPNFGVEFGYLNFGTASRLGGDTKAQGLNFSLVGRAPIGDQFDVFGKLGTTYGRTKTSGDPGFGVATGNDSGFGLSYGAGVRWAFNPQWAAVLEWERHRLHFADGKSDVDMTTIGVQYRY from the coding sequence ATGCACACACCGAACCGCTCCCTCCGGCTGCTGTCCTGCGCCCTCGCGCTCGCCTGCGGCACCATGGCCGCCCACGCGCAGGCCAGCCGCGCGACCGGCAACTCCTTCATCCCCGCCACGCAGCAGGGCTACATCGGCCTGAGTGCGGGCCAGTCCAAATACGACCTGCGCAACGGCACCAGCCTCTTCAACTTCGACGACAGCGACACCGGCTGGAAGCTCTATACGGGCGGCTTCTTCCATCCCAACTTCGGCGTGGAGTTCGGCTACCTGAACTTCGGCACCGCCAGCCGCCTCGGTGGAGACACCAAGGCCCAGGGGCTGAATTTCAGCCTGGTGGGCCGTGCGCCGATCGGCGACCAGTTCGACGTCTTCGGCAAGCTCGGCACGACCTACGGCCGCACGAAGACTTCCGGCGATCCCGGCTTCGGCGTGGCCACGGGCAACGACAGCGGCTTCGGGCTGTCCTACGGCGCGGGCGTGCGCTGGGCCTTCAATCCCCAGTGGGCTGCCGTGCTGGAGTGGGAGCGCCACCGCCTGCACTTCGCCGACGGCAAGTCGGACGTGGACATGACGACGATCGGCGTGCAGTACCGGTACTAA
- a CDS encoding ABC transporter ATP-binding protein, which translates to MAEKSNNVLLSVKGLKVAYGGIQAVKGVDFEVREGELVSLIGSNGAGKTTTMKAITGTLAMNDGDIHYLGESIRGKGAWDLVKKGLVMVPEGRGVFARMTITENLLMGAYTRNDKAGIQADIEKMFNIFPRLRERKDQLAGTMSGGEQQMLAMGRALMSQPKVLLLDEPSMGLSPIMVDKIFEVVRDVYALGVTIVLVEQNASRALALADRGYVMESGLITMTGPGQDLLNDPRVRAAYLGE; encoded by the coding sequence ATGGCCGAGAAATCCAACAACGTACTGCTGTCCGTGAAGGGCCTGAAGGTGGCCTACGGCGGCATCCAGGCCGTCAAGGGCGTGGACTTCGAGGTGCGCGAGGGCGAACTCGTCTCCCTCATCGGCTCCAACGGCGCCGGCAAGACCACGACGATGAAGGCCATCACCGGCACGCTGGCGATGAACGACGGCGACATCCACTACCTGGGCGAGAGCATCCGCGGCAAGGGCGCCTGGGACCTCGTGAAGAAGGGGCTGGTGATGGTTCCCGAGGGCCGCGGCGTGTTCGCCCGCATGACCATCACCGAGAACCTGCTGATGGGCGCCTACACGCGCAACGACAAGGCCGGCATCCAGGCCGACATCGAGAAGATGTTCAACATCTTCCCCCGCCTGCGCGAGCGCAAGGACCAGCTCGCGGGCACCATGTCCGGCGGCGAGCAGCAGATGCTCGCCATGGGCCGCGCGCTCATGAGCCAGCCCAAGGTGCTGCTGCTGGACGAACCCTCCATGGGCCTGTCTCCCATCATGGTGGACAAGATCTTCGAGGTGGTGCGCGACGTCTATGCCCTGGGCGTGACCATCGTGCTGGTCGAGCAGAATGCCAGCCGCGCGCTGGCCCTGGCCGATCGCGGCTACGTGATGGAGTCCGGCCTGATCACCATGACCGGCCCGGGCCAGGACCTGCTGAACGATCCGCGCGTGCGTGCCGCCTACCTGGGCGAGTGA
- a CDS encoding ABC transporter ATP-binding protein, which yields MAETTNEVVLQVAGISKRFGGLQALSDVGITIGRGQVYGLIGPNGAGKTTFFNVITGLYTPDSGTFQLAGKPYEPTAVHEVAKAGIARTFQNIRLFAEMTALENVMVGRHIRTQSGLIGAVFRTKAFKEEEAAIARRAQELLDYVGIGKYADFKARTLSYGDQRRLEIARALATDPQLIALDEPAAGMNATEKVQLRELIDRIRRDNRTILLIEHDVKLVMGLCDRVTVLDYGKQIAEGTPADVQKNEKVIEAYLGTGGH from the coding sequence ATGGCAGAAACAACCAACGAAGTGGTGCTGCAGGTCGCCGGTATTTCCAAGCGCTTCGGCGGGCTGCAGGCCCTGTCCGACGTCGGCATCACCATCGGCCGCGGCCAGGTCTACGGCCTCATCGGCCCCAACGGCGCGGGCAAGACCACCTTCTTCAACGTCATCACGGGCCTCTACACGCCCGACAGCGGCACCTTCCAGCTGGCCGGCAAGCCCTATGAACCCACGGCGGTGCACGAGGTCGCCAAGGCGGGCATCGCGCGCACGTTCCAGAACATCCGCCTCTTCGCAGAGATGACGGCGCTCGAGAACGTGATGGTGGGCCGGCACATCCGCACGCAGTCCGGCCTCATCGGCGCGGTCTTCCGCACCAAGGCCTTCAAGGAGGAAGAGGCCGCGATCGCCAGGCGCGCGCAGGAACTGCTCGACTACGTGGGCATCGGCAAGTACGCCGATTTCAAGGCACGCACCCTGTCCTACGGCGACCAGCGCCGCCTGGAGATCGCGCGCGCCCTGGCCACCGATCCCCAGCTGATCGCGCTCGACGAACCCGCGGCCGGCATGAATGCCACCGAGAAGGTGCAACTGCGTGAACTGATCGACCGCATCCGCCGCGACAACCGGACCATCCTGCTCATCGAGCACGACGTGAAACTGGTGATGGGCCTGTGCGACCGAGTGACCGTGCTCGACTACGGCAAGCAGATCGCCGAAGGAACCCCTGCCGACGTGCAGAAGAATGAAAAAGTGATTGAGGCCTACCTGGGCACCGGAGGACACTGA
- a CDS encoding ABC transporter permease subunit, with translation MKNNKAQWIIGAIALLVLPLILQSFGNAWVRIADLALLYVMLALGLNIVVGYAGLLDLGYVAFYAVGAYLFGLMASPHLSDTFASFAAMFPNGLHTSLWLVIPLAALVAAIFGALLGAPTLKLRGDYLAIVTLGFGEIIRIFLNNLDHPINLTNGPKGIGQIDSVKVFGLDLGRRLEVFGYDINSVTLYYYLFLILVVLSVIICYRLQDSRIGRAWMAIREDEIAAKAMGINTRNLKLLAFGMGASFGGVSGAMFGAFQGFVSPESFSLMESVMIVAMVVLGGIGHIPGVILGAVLLSALPEVLRYVAGPLQSMTDGRLDSAILRQLLIALAMIVIMLMRPRGLWPSPEHGKSLVQKS, from the coding sequence ATGAAAAACAACAAAGCCCAGTGGATCATCGGCGCCATCGCGCTGCTCGTCCTGCCGCTCATCCTGCAGTCCTTCGGCAACGCCTGGGTCCGCATCGCCGACCTCGCGCTGCTCTACGTCATGCTCGCCCTGGGCCTGAACATCGTGGTCGGCTATGCCGGCCTGCTGGACCTCGGCTACGTGGCCTTCTATGCCGTGGGGGCCTACCTCTTCGGCCTCATGGCGTCGCCGCACCTGTCCGACACCTTCGCGAGCTTCGCGGCCATGTTCCCCAACGGGCTGCACACCTCCCTCTGGCTCGTGATACCGCTGGCCGCGCTGGTGGCCGCGATCTTCGGGGCGTTGCTGGGGGCGCCCACGCTCAAGCTGCGCGGCGACTACCTCGCCATCGTGACGCTGGGCTTCGGCGAGATCATCCGCATCTTCCTGAACAACCTGGACCACCCCATCAACCTGACCAACGGCCCCAAGGGCATCGGCCAGATCGACTCCGTCAAGGTCTTCGGCCTGGACCTGGGCCGGCGCCTGGAGGTGTTCGGCTACGACATCAACTCCGTCACGCTCTACTACTACCTGTTCCTGATCCTGGTGGTGCTCAGCGTCATCATCTGCTACCGGCTGCAGGATTCGCGCATCGGCCGTGCCTGGATGGCCATCCGCGAGGACGAGATCGCCGCCAAGGCCATGGGCATCAACACCCGCAACCTCAAGCTGCTGGCCTTCGGCATGGGCGCTTCCTTCGGTGGCGTCTCCGGCGCGATGTTCGGTGCCTTCCAGGGCTTCGTCTCGCCCGAGTCGTTCAGCCTGATGGAGTCGGTGATGATCGTCGCCATGGTGGTGCTGGGCGGCATCGGCCACATCCCCGGCGTGATCCTGGGTGCCGTGCTGCTGTCCGCACTGCCCGAGGTGCTGCGCTACGTGGCCGGCCCGCTGCAGTCCATGACGGACGGCCGCCTCGACTCCGCCATCCTGCGCCAGCTGCTGATCGCGCTGGCCATGATCGTCATCATGCTGATGCGCCCGCGCGGCCTCTGGCCGTCGCCCGAGCACGGCAAGAGCCTCGTGCAGAAGTCCTGA
- a CDS encoding branched-chain amino acid ABC transporter permease, translating to MDILLQQIINGLVLGSMYALIALGYTMVYGIIQLINFAHGEVLMIGALTSWSCIGLMQEAMPGAPGWVILLLATIIACVVAAALNFTIEKVAYRPLRSSPRLAPLITAIGMSILLQTLAMIIWKPNYKPYPTLLPTTPFQIGGAVITSTQVLILAVTAIALASLVYLVNYTKLGRAMRATAENPRVAALMGVKPDMVISATFIIGAVLAAIAGIMYASNYGTAQHTMGFLPGLKAFTAAVFGGIGNLAGAVVGGILLGLIEAIGSGYIGTLTGGLLGSNYTDIFAFIVLIIILTLRPSGLLGERVADRA from the coding sequence ATGGACATTTTGCTGCAGCAGATCATCAACGGTCTGGTCCTCGGCAGCATGTACGCCTTGATAGCCTTGGGCTATACCATGGTGTACGGCATCATTCAGTTGATCAACTTCGCCCACGGGGAAGTGCTCATGATCGGCGCGCTGACCAGCTGGAGCTGCATCGGGCTGATGCAGGAGGCCATGCCGGGCGCGCCGGGCTGGGTCATCCTCCTGCTGGCCACGATCATCGCCTGCGTGGTCGCCGCCGCGCTCAACTTCACCATCGAGAAAGTCGCCTACCGTCCGCTGCGCAGCAGCCCCCGCCTCGCCCCCCTGATCACCGCCATCGGCATGTCCATCCTGCTGCAGACGCTGGCGATGATCATCTGGAAGCCGAACTACAAGCCCTATCCCACGCTGCTGCCGACCACGCCGTTCCAGATCGGCGGCGCGGTGATCACCTCCACGCAGGTGCTGATCCTGGCCGTCACGGCCATCGCGCTCGCCTCGCTGGTCTACCTGGTCAACTACACCAAGCTCGGCCGCGCCATGCGCGCCACCGCGGAGAACCCGCGCGTCGCCGCCCTGATGGGCGTCAAGCCGGACATGGTGATTTCGGCCACCTTCATCATCGGCGCCGTGCTCGCCGCGATCGCCGGCATCATGTACGCCTCCAACTACGGCACCGCCCAGCACACCATGGGTTTCCTGCCGGGCCTGAAGGCCTTCACGGCGGCCGTGTTCGGCGGCATCGGCAATCTGGCCGGCGCGGTGGTGGGCGGCATCCTGCTGGGGCTCATCGAGGCCATCGGCTCGGGCTACATCGGCACCCTCACGGGCGGCCTGCTGGGCAGCAACTACACCGACATCTTCGCCTTCATCGTGCTGATCATCATCCTCACGCTGCGCCCCTCGGGCCTGCTGGGCGAGCGTGTGGCCGACCGTGCCTGA
- a CDS encoding replication-associated recombination protein A — protein MADLFSAPPAAPLAEALRPASLDEVIGQSHLLGEGKPLRLAFESGKPHSMIFWGPPGVGKTTLARLTATAFQCEFIALSAVFSGVKDIRAAMEQAQHNLAMGRHTILFVDEIHRFNKSQQDALLPYAESGLVTFIGATTENPSFEVNSALLSRAQVYVLKSLTDEELRLLLKRAQEMALSHLQFDELATDTIIGYADGDARRFLNLLEQTSTAARASGITAITADFLQNALTLNSRRFDKGGDNFYDQISALHKSVRGSHPDAALYWLTRMLDGGADARYLARRIVRMAWEDIGLADPRAMQIANDAALTYERLGSPEGELALGQAVIYLAVAAKSNAGYNAYNAARAFVKKDKSREVPVHLRNAPTKLMKELGYGHEYRYAHDEPNAYAAGETYLPDGMDEPGWYQPVPRGLEVKIAEKLAVLRSWDEEAGRK, from the coding sequence ATGGCCGATCTGTTCTCCGCTCCTCCTGCTGCCCCCCTGGCCGAAGCCCTGCGCCCGGCCAGCCTGGACGAGGTGATCGGGCAGTCGCACCTGCTGGGAGAGGGCAAGCCGCTGAGGCTCGCGTTCGAGTCGGGCAAGCCGCACTCCATGATCTTCTGGGGGCCGCCAGGTGTGGGCAAGACGACCCTGGCCCGGCTCACGGCCACGGCATTCCAGTGCGAGTTCATCGCCTTGTCTGCGGTGTTCTCCGGTGTCAAGGACATCCGCGCGGCCATGGAGCAGGCGCAGCACAACCTGGCGATGGGCAGGCACACGATCCTGTTCGTGGACGAAATCCACAGGTTCAACAAGTCCCAGCAAGACGCCCTGCTTCCCTATGCGGAAAGCGGCCTGGTGACCTTCATCGGGGCCACCACCGAGAACCCGTCCTTCGAGGTGAACTCGGCTCTGCTGTCGCGCGCCCAGGTCTATGTACTGAAGTCCCTGACGGATGAGGAACTGCGGCTGCTTTTGAAGCGTGCGCAAGAGATGGCCCTCAGCCATCTGCAGTTCGACGAACTGGCAACGGACACCATCATCGGCTATGCGGACGGCGACGCGAGACGGTTCCTGAACCTGCTGGAGCAGACCAGCACGGCCGCCAGGGCTTCGGGGATCACGGCGATCACGGCCGACTTCCTGCAGAACGCCCTGACGCTGAACAGCCGGCGTTTCGACAAGGGCGGGGACAATTTCTACGACCAGATTTCAGCCTTGCACAAGTCGGTGCGCGGCTCCCATCCGGACGCGGCCCTCTACTGGCTCACGCGCATGCTGGACGGCGGTGCGGACGCGAGGTATCTGGCGCGGCGCATTGTCCGCATGGCGTGGGAAGACATCGGGCTGGCCGATCCGAGGGCCATGCAGATCGCCAACGACGCAGCGCTGACCTATGAGCGGCTGGGAAGCCCGGAAGGTGAGCTGGCCCTGGGCCAGGCCGTGATCTACCTGGCGGTCGCGGCCAAGAGCAACGCCGGCTACAACGCGTACAACGCTGCCCGGGCCTTCGTGAAGAAGGACAAGAGCCGTGAAGTGCCGGTCCACCTGCGCAACGCACCCACCAAGCTCATGAAGGAACTGGGCTATGGCCACGAGTACCGGTACGCGCACGATGAACCCAACGCCTACGCTGCCGGGGAAACCTACCTTCCCGACGGCATGGACGAGCCGGGCTGGTACCAACCCGTGCCCAGGGGCCTCGAGGTGAAGATCGCGGAAAAGCTGGCGGTGCTCAGAAGCTGGGACGAAGAAGCCGGCAGGAAGTGA